TCCTTAGAAACCAAACACTCTCAAGATATACATCATGttttttgtgatacaaaaaGTTAGATCCAAAAGTGTCtatgacaaacaaaagaaatactaTTTCATACGCTAATGCTTAAACACGAAAGGTAAagaactaaaaccaaaaaaaaaaaaaacaatggtagaaagtaaaaaaatttcaaacaaagaGTCTTTTTAAGTAGGCTTCCTCATATTTCTTCCTGCACGAATCACTTCATCCACTAATAGCAACTGCGAAGCAATGACCGGCCTGCAACACATTAACCAAACGACCGTTTTAACTGCCTGACCTCAACCGCAACTGAATTAAAGACTCCATTATTTTTAAATGCCAAATTTTAGCATTGCATTTACAAGTTGCCATTTGGTTTCACACATACCCTGAATTGATAAGTTGGCGTTTCACTGAGTAATTGTCGAAAATTCCAGCAAGCAGAGGGTCTATGGGTTCTCCATCCTGTAGGTTTAGTCCCACAACGTTTCCTTTGTCATGCTCACTCTGTATAAACATCAAAATTCCGTCAATAAACCTATTTCAGAATGTTAACTGGAGCATAATCGATAGTGGCAGAAGAGGAAAACACAAGTATAATACCGTTAGAGAAATGATAACGTCTTGAGTGTCAAGCCCAGCATTTTCGGCGAGTGTCTTGGGCACCACGAGAAGAGCGTTGGCAAAAGCTTCAACACCGAGTTGAGCGCGCTGCAATTTACCCATACTTAACATTAGCAACCGGAACAAACAAGAACTGGTACTGGAAGGGATTTTACTTTATACTTACCCCTTGAACGGTTTTCTTGACTTCATTGATCAAGTGTTGTCTTGCTGCAACTTCAAAAGCTCCAGCTCCCTACGGAAAGAGACAGATGtcaataaaccaaaacaatcacACTGAAGTAGCAATATTTAATCCTTGTAGACAAGAAGGTACTTACTAATACGACACACTCATCTTCTAAGGTATTCTTAACTGATCTTAAACCATCACGGACAGCGTCTTTAATTTGAGCAATAGTGTGGTCGTTAGGCcctacagaaaaaaaaaaataaataaataaatcatagaTGATCAGTGACCAGGCGtataaaattaagcaaaaatgACCTTAGCTGCCAAAAGATAAAAGTTTTGGCCTTTGTACCTTTTATGAGGATAGTACATGAATGAGGATTCTTCACTTGCTCGACAAATGTATACTTTTCCTCTCCAAGAACATGTTCATAAACAAGTCCAGCCCAACCAAGAGAGTCAGGGGTCAAGTCATCAACGGAGTTCACAGCTTCTCCACCACATGCCAAAACCAAACGTTCCATGTTCCTCCTCTTTGCTCTTCTAAGGGCGATTATCTGAAGatacatataaacatatatataacgaAACAGAAAGATAATTCGGTTGTAACAACTTGTAGACACGAGAAACCGAGTACAAGACAAGAAACAAGCTTAGTAGAAGATCCAGGCATCTGCTTCTAGGTGAATACTCTAAGTGGACAACTTTTTCtctatttggtttaaattcattttGCCTTTACTTTGAATCTCAATTCACttgattttacaatattttctgGATTTACCATACTTTTCTAGCAATCAGAtgctgaaataaagaaaaagctaaTCATAGCTTACCCCTTCTCGAGCAAGAAGATCCAATGACGGGGGATCAATACCCTTTTGATTTATGATAACAAAGCTGTTATCATTACCAGCACAAACCTGCATGAGAAACAGAATATGTAAATATCTGAAAGAATACAGCATATAGCTAGGAGGTAGTAGTGGTTTCAAACTCACCTTGTTCTTCAGCTCAATAATTTTCTGAACTCTTTCATCAACGGAACGTCTCTCAGCGGTAACCATGGCTTCCCTCTGTTCCGCATTCGAGTAGAAAAATCCTGCATTAATTTCACTGATATATACGAAGTTAGGCTACAAACGCACAAATACATAAGATAGTACATCTAACTTCTAGTCTTTCATATGTCTTCAACCAATCAACCAGAGATTTGTATTACGTACCTCTTCTCATACTCTAGTGACACATTGCAAGTCAGGATGTGACAATTTTCCGCACGTCGCTTCATGTCAGGGTGTCTTGAACCATGATCAAGAACAAGCCCCTCAACCTAATACAAGAGAAAAAACCTATGTTAATGTTATATTACAACGGGTGCATAAAGATGACATTTATGATTCACGACCAGCAAAAATATTTAATCCCATACACAAGTCATTTTACTAGTGTGAAAATCTGTAAAATCCGACTGAAGAAATTTACTGTAAAACAAAGGCATACCAATCGTGTGTCAACATCGAATTTATGGCGCATGTGCATAATCTCAACCATAAACAGATCAATAGGTTCTTCAGGCTTCCGAATGCAGAGAACCTGTTAAATGCGGGAGTTAGCTAATCAGAAGAACCAAAATAGATCCATAGATAGTTTTTGTATATGTGAAAAAGCATGATGATATTCAATGAGAGTTATCGTCAGTAAACTTACCGAATTAACAACAATATCAGTCAGTTGATCAGCTAAGCCTTCATACAACTAAGTAAGACAGAAAAAAAAGCTAGTCAGAAAGCAAAGAGAAGAGTCGgtgataacaaaaacataaagataCCAGCAAACAAAGAATACCTTTGTTCTAAGCGTTGTCCTGGCAACCATTTTCAGGATCTCATTGTCAGGCTCATCACCCATAACCACAGGTGTCTTGAAAGTTTCGAGAAATTGGAGAGTAGCTCTTTTAGCAATCTCGAAACCATCAACTAAGACACGTGGATGCATTCCTGAGACAAATATAAACCTTTCATTAGGACCATTTCTCACTGAAAGTAACCAAAACATAACAAGGTAGCTGATCTGAAGAAGATAGGTATTATATGTTAACCATGACATACAGATTAAGAATATGAAAGGCATCAGATCCAGAAAAATTATAGAAGACACACATAGAGAAGCATAAAACTACCCAAATCATCAACAAATCAAAGTAAAATGCAGAGACAAGTTAGTTTGGCTAACCTTCATCGATGCAACGCTCCGACTGTTTCATAAGCTCACCAATGAAGATGACAGTGCAAGTAGTACCATCACCACTTATGTCATCCTGTGCAACAGCTGTCCTCGCAATCATAATGGCAGTTGGATTCTGAATTTGCTGAAAACATAAGCAAGTGACCACTGTAAGAATCAGAGTTATCCATTAGACCAAGGGACTGGTCTAAAGATCAGCCTAACCTAAGTAGGGTTTTAACATGTCTTCGAGTACAACGAACCAAATTACATGATACCAGCCATAAACAAATTGCTAACAATAAACAAATAGGCATAATCCTAGCGTTTTACAAGCTTCTGAACACAATTTACAAGTAAGAAGAGACAGTAAGCTAGAttctaatcaatcaatcaatcaacaagatctagcatatttattttattctactTGAATCGGACATACCATTTCTTTTAAAAGGGTGTTGCCATCCTTGGTAAGCTTGAGATCCCCAGAACCACCAACAAGCCTACACAGAGAGTAATCGATAAAATCGCatgaaaatgaatatatatacagtGAGAGTGAAGAGACGAAGAAATAAAGCATAGATCCATCAAGAGCGAAGAGAGATACATCTTGATAGTTCCCTTAGGACCGAGATTGGACTTGAGTACATCCTGTAAACCCTTAGCGGCGTTGATGGTCATATGAAGCGCGGCCGATTTGTTGAGCACCTCCGCGTTAGGATTCAGAACTCGCACAGACATTTTCGATTATGAGAGATCGAAACAAACTGGAAATAGAGGAGAGGGGAGAGAGGTTGTAGATTTCTAgggcttttcttttcttctgtggGAGCTCCGAGCTTCAGtgagatgagtttttttttaattcctctTTTAAATTTCGTGAGGGATCCAG
The Camelina sativa cultivar DH55 chromosome 15, Cs, whole genome shotgun sequence DNA segment above includes these coding regions:
- the LOC104744331 gene encoding T-complex protein 1 subunit zeta 1-like, with translation MSVRVLNPNAEVLNKSAALHMTINAAKGLQDVLKSNLGPKGTIKMLVGGSGDLKLTKDGNTLLKEMQIQNPTAIMIARTAVAQDDISGDGTTCTVIFIGELMKQSERCIDEGMHPRVLVDGFEIAKRATLQFLETFKTPVVMGDEPDNEILKMVARTTLRTKLYEGLADQLTDIVVNSVLCIRKPEEPIDLFMVEIMHMRHKFDVDTRLVEGLVLDHGSRHPDMKRRAENCHILTCNVSLEYEKSEINAGFFYSNAEQREAMVTAERRSVDERVQKIIELKNKVCAGNDNSFVIINQKGIDPPSLDLLAREGIIALRRAKRRNMERLVLACGGEAVNSVDDLTPDSLGWAGLVYEHVLGEEKYTFVEQVKNPHSCTILIKGPNDHTIAQIKDAVRDGLRSVKNTLEDECVVLGAGAFEVAARQHLINEVKKTVQGRAQLGVEAFANALLVVPKTLAENAGLDTQDVIISLTSEHDKGNVVGLNLQDGEPIDPLLAGIFDNYSVKRQLINSGPVIASQLLLVDEVIRAGRNMRKPT